Below is a window of Synechococcus sp. RSCCF101 DNA.
ACTGGCTCAGGCCCTCGTAGTAGGCGAGCTCGAGCACCTGCCGCTGGTTCGGGTGGATCGCCGCGAAGGCGTCGCGCACCCGCCGGGTCAGCTCATCCACCTCGGCGAAGCCCTCCGGGCCCGCCTGGCCGCCGCCGCGGAACATGTGCGACCAGCGCTGCAGGATCTGCCAGCGGTTGCCCTTCTGCTCCAGCCGGTTCAGGGCCATCGAGCGGGTCATCAGCAGCAGATAGGCCAGCACCGGGCCGCGGCTGGGTTCGTAGCGCCCCTGCTTCCAGTAGCGCAGGAACACGTCGTGGGTGAGATCCTCCGCCTCCTGGCTGGAGCGGCAGAG
It encodes the following:
- a CDS encoding sigma-70 family RNA polymerase sigma factor, with product MIDAPRDAGVGEPQVREPDPTDLAALYDACSPAVFRLARRLCRSSQEAEDLTHDVFLRYWKQGRYEPSRGPVLAYLLLMTRSMALNRLEQKGNRWQILQRWSHMFRGGGQAGPEGFAEVDELTRRVRDAFAAIHPNQRQVLELAYYEGLSQSAIAERLQLPVGTVKSRARKGLMALRSLLIDFSFEP